The Vibrio navarrensis genome has a segment encoding these proteins:
- a CDS encoding lysophospholipid acyltransferase family protein — MRKIGQYWRIVATGFCFAMFGIGGLALSFVVIPLIHLLEKDQTRREYRVQNTIQITFNLLCKLMKYTGAIDYKITGADILASDKNCLIIANHPSLIDYVLIASQLPQCDCLVKAAIWDNPFMKHVVKGAGYIPNKSPDELLNQCEQRFARGNVLLVFPEGTRTTPGIKSSLQRGAAQVAVRTERDMRVVHITVTPSFLTKEKKWYQVPETKPFFHIEVKHKVEVKPFIEQTSNPTSAARRLNQHLAKTIFPS, encoded by the coding sequence ATGAGAAAAATTGGTCAGTACTGGCGTATTGTCGCCACGGGTTTCTGTTTTGCCATGTTTGGTATTGGTGGATTAGCACTGAGTTTTGTGGTTATCCCTCTCATTCACTTGCTTGAAAAAGATCAAACGCGGCGTGAATATCGCGTACAAAACACGATCCAAATAACCTTCAATCTGCTTTGCAAGTTGATGAAATACACTGGCGCGATCGACTACAAAATAACCGGCGCTGATATTTTAGCCAGTGATAAGAACTGTTTAATAATTGCCAATCATCCCAGTTTGATTGATTACGTGTTAATTGCCTCACAGTTGCCACAATGCGATTGTTTAGTTAAAGCGGCGATTTGGGATAATCCTTTTATGAAGCACGTCGTAAAAGGCGCTGGTTATATTCCCAATAAATCCCCTGATGAATTACTCAACCAGTGTGAACAGCGCTTTGCGCGTGGAAATGTATTGTTGGTATTTCCTGAAGGAACCCGTACAACACCTGGAATAAAATCTAGTTTACAACGCGGCGCTGCCCAAGTGGCAGTTCGTACTGAGCGCGATATGCGCGTTGTGCACATTACCGTAACGCCTAGTTTTCTAACAAAAGAGAAAAAGTGGTATCAAGTGCCAGAGACCAAACCCTTCTTTCATATAGAGGTAAAACATAAGGTTGAGGTAAAACCATTTATAGAGCAAACTAGCAACCCAACGTCAGCAGCTAGAAGATTAAATCAACATCTGGCTAAGACCATTTTCCCAAGTTAA
- a CDS encoding AMP-binding protein, which produces MSQTQPFLSLSTLLATGRAPNHPIAFDAQGELHWQQFSAQVAALCQRLNREPAKKIALCCLDSYHFAVGFFALCYSQKALILPGNYQPSALTELSSEFDLLLCDHKIAQSTSLPHLLLESESMESASYVFEPLDVENLTLTLFTSGSSGVPKAIAKTIKQLDIEIEILQRLFGAQLTNCRIESTVSHQHIYGLLFRLLWPLCAGRAFARYNLEYPEQLIAHAGETVALISSPALLKRLGQEHQTGAFAAIFSSGGPLSFQAAHDAQQLFTQWPIEVFGSTETGGIAYRQQVCDQQPWTLFPGVEVMLNEERCLRLRSPHIDPHHWYQTADECELLGERQFILKGRTDRVIKIEEKRVSLVEVEKRLEQLAWISESAVIPMQENDRLVLVAALVLNQTGKQQIEDIGKGKFWLQLRAELRQWLEPIAVPRRYRLVEHIPLNSQGKRLNNEIEMLFQSN; this is translated from the coding sequence ATGAGTCAAACTCAACCATTTCTCTCTTTGTCGACGCTTTTGGCAACTGGCAGAGCGCCCAATCACCCGATCGCATTTGATGCGCAGGGAGAGCTCCACTGGCAGCAGTTCTCGGCGCAGGTTGCCGCACTTTGCCAACGACTCAACCGCGAGCCGGCGAAAAAGATCGCCCTGTGCTGTTTGGACAGCTACCACTTTGCCGTGGGCTTTTTTGCCTTGTGTTACAGCCAGAAAGCGCTCATTCTGCCGGGTAACTATCAGCCATCCGCTTTGACAGAACTCAGCAGTGAGTTTGATCTGCTCCTTTGCGATCATAAGATTGCGCAAAGCACGTCACTTCCTCATCTTTTGCTTGAGTCAGAGTCGATGGAAAGCGCCAGCTATGTGTTTGAGCCGCTGGATGTGGAAAACCTCACTCTGACCTTATTTACTTCTGGCTCGAGTGGAGTGCCAAAAGCAATCGCCAAAACAATCAAACAACTTGATATCGAGATTGAGATCTTACAGCGTCTGTTCGGCGCTCAACTGACGAACTGTCGCATTGAGAGTACTGTCTCCCATCAGCATATTTATGGCTTACTATTTCGCCTGTTGTGGCCTTTGTGCGCAGGTCGAGCGTTTGCACGCTATAACTTGGAATATCCTGAGCAGTTGATCGCCCACGCTGGGGAGACAGTCGCGCTGATCAGTAGCCCTGCGCTCTTAAAACGTTTGGGTCAGGAGCATCAGACTGGCGCTTTCGCGGCTATTTTCTCATCCGGCGGACCACTGAGTTTTCAGGCCGCCCACGATGCGCAACAGTTGTTTACTCAGTGGCCGATTGAAGTGTTTGGCAGCACCGAAACGGGCGGAATTGCCTATCGCCAGCAGGTTTGCGACCAGCAACCGTGGACGCTGTTCCCCGGCGTTGAGGTTATGCTCAATGAAGAACGATGCTTACGTTTACGTTCTCCGCATATCGATCCGCACCACTGGTATCAGACCGCCGATGAATGTGAGTTGCTCGGTGAGCGACAATTTATCCTCAAAGGACGCACTGACCGCGTGATTAAAATCGAAGAGAAACGCGTTTCGTTAGTCGAAGTGGAAAAGCGTCTTGAGCAGTTAGCATGGATCAGCGAAAGCGCAGTCATACCGATGCAGGAAAATGATCGCTTAGTACTGGTCGCCGCGCTGGTCTTAAATCAGACAGGCAAACAACAGATAGAAGATATCGGCAAAGGCAAATTCTGGTTGCAGTTGCGCGCTGAGCTGCGCCAGTGGCTAGAGCCGATTGCCGTACCTCGGCGCTATCGCCTAGTGGAACACATTCCACTCAACAGCCAAGGAAAACGGCTGAACAACGAAATCGAGATGCTTTTTCAGTCCAATTAA
- a CDS encoding MMPL family transporter encodes MRFKSPLFAFGWLALVIAALILLLKLWNQSASAPIETDILKLLPQDKQNPVAEQAFSHMADSMGKQVVFVVANQDASSAFLASRQLAEKLQQSGYFHQVIGEIDANAQQQWANYYFTHRFQFLTAQQRQRLNEQPQQQVQYVIQSLYNPFSGVTGTELANDPFLMFRDYLNELSQRAGTFKVRDGFLTLEKDHTTYVLLSAQLADSPYSLDAQRAVAQISQWQQQLSTQTGSEFYHTGVLFYADFGTQSAKQEISTIGMASLAGIVLLMLWVFRSATPLLLALLSITIGLLVAFCVTLWLFGKVHLFSLVFGASLIGVSIDYAFHYLTDRLAAGRKWHSISGLQHIFAAITLGLITSLIGYLGLLIAPFPGLQQLALFSATGLLAAYLTVVAWYPWLAARPSKERSLPGLALWQAWLACWQQKRVAVYLPAAIALASLLAVTQIRYDDDIRQLQALPPQLKSQESVIAQLTGVHASQQMLLVRAENNEKLLQRLESLEPTLADWQHKGLISAHQSLAQTIHSVTQQQQDYQLIKALYQGFSGSLSQSLGLKQVASFDAAFDPVFLQDYLQSPVSEPVRFMYLGLIDEKVSAAILLKEVSDSSAIKQFAEQDAEILYLNKTEDISQLLSQYRLKVMELIGAALLVIFSLLSWRYGVRHSVRIVLPCLIACLAGLAVSVFTGSTLNLFNLLALVLVIGIGIDYTLFFAEQQASHSTLLAVTLSAITTLLSFGLLALSATHAIHSFGLTVLSGIFVAWLLAPMAIDNKGKSS; translated from the coding sequence TTGCGTTTTAAATCTCCTCTCTTCGCCTTTGGCTGGCTTGCACTCGTGATCGCCGCGCTCATTCTACTGCTGAAACTGTGGAACCAAAGCGCAAGCGCCCCGATCGAAACGGATATTCTCAAGCTTTTGCCACAAGACAAACAAAATCCCGTGGCCGAACAAGCCTTCTCGCACATGGCTGATTCGATGGGCAAACAGGTGGTGTTTGTGGTGGCTAACCAAGACGCCTCCTCTGCTTTTTTAGCCAGTCGCCAACTGGCGGAAAAGCTGCAACAAAGCGGCTATTTCCATCAAGTGATTGGCGAGATTGATGCCAACGCTCAGCAGCAGTGGGCCAACTACTATTTCACTCATCGCTTTCAGTTTCTCACTGCACAGCAGCGACAAAGGCTCAATGAACAACCCCAGCAGCAAGTGCAATACGTGATTCAGTCGTTGTATAACCCCTTTTCCGGCGTGACTGGCACTGAGCTCGCTAACGATCCTTTTCTGATGTTTCGTGATTATCTCAATGAGCTCTCACAGCGCGCGGGCACGTTTAAGGTACGCGATGGATTCCTCACCCTGGAGAAAGATCACACCACCTATGTGTTGCTCAGCGCACAATTAGCCGATTCGCCGTACAGTTTGGATGCCCAACGCGCGGTCGCGCAGATTTCACAGTGGCAACAGCAACTGTCGACTCAGACGGGTAGTGAGTTTTACCATACGGGGGTGCTGTTTTACGCCGATTTTGGCACTCAAAGCGCCAAGCAAGAGATCAGCACCATTGGCATGGCATCGCTTGCAGGCATTGTACTATTGATGCTTTGGGTGTTTCGTAGCGCCACCCCACTGCTACTCGCCCTGCTGTCTATCACTATCGGGCTACTGGTGGCGTTTTGTGTCACCTTGTGGCTGTTTGGCAAAGTTCATCTGTTCAGTTTGGTCTTTGGTGCCAGCCTGATTGGCGTTTCGATTGACTACGCGTTTCACTACCTCACTGACCGCTTAGCCGCTGGCAGAAAGTGGCACAGCATCTCGGGGCTGCAACACATTTTTGCCGCCATCACCTTAGGTTTGATCACCAGTTTAATTGGGTATTTGGGCTTACTGATTGCGCCTTTTCCCGGTTTACAGCAGCTTGCGCTTTTCTCCGCAACAGGCCTTCTTGCTGCCTACTTAACCGTTGTCGCTTGGTATCCCTGGCTGGCTGCGCGCCCATCAAAAGAACGCTCTTTACCGGGCCTTGCTCTCTGGCAGGCTTGGCTTGCCTGCTGGCAACAAAAACGCGTCGCTGTTTATCTTCCCGCAGCTATTGCCCTAGCCAGCCTACTCGCCGTTACCCAGATCCGTTACGACGATGATATCCGCCAGTTGCAAGCACTGCCGCCACAGCTCAAGAGCCAAGAGAGTGTCATCGCACAGCTCACTGGCGTGCACGCCTCACAGCAAATGTTGCTTGTTCGCGCCGAGAACAACGAAAAACTGCTGCAGCGCTTAGAGTCACTGGAACCCACGCTGGCCGATTGGCAACATAAGGGGCTCATTTCTGCTCATCAAAGCCTTGCACAAACGATCCATTCGGTCACCCAGCAGCAGCAGGATTATCAGTTAATCAAAGCGCTTTATCAGGGGTTTTCCGGCTCACTGAGCCAAAGTTTGGGGCTCAAGCAGGTCGCCAGCTTCGATGCGGCTTTTGATCCGGTCTTTTTACAAGATTATCTGCAATCTCCCGTCTCCGAGCCGGTGCGTTTTATGTATCTTGGGCTGATCGACGAAAAGGTTTCTGCCGCAATTTTGCTCAAAGAAGTCAGTGATTCAAGCGCAATCAAACAGTTTGCCGAGCAAGATGCCGAAATCCTTTATCTCAACAAAACAGAAGATATCTCGCAGCTGCTTAGCCAGTATCGCCTCAAAGTGATGGAACTCATCGGCGCCGCTCTGCTGGTTATCTTCAGCTTACTCAGTTGGCGCTACGGAGTGCGACACAGCGTGCGCATCGTTCTACCATGTCTCATCGCCTGCCTTGCTGGTCTGGCAGTATCTGTGTTCACTGGCTCCACACTCAATCTGTTTAACCTGCTTGCGCTGGTGTTGGTGATTGGCATTGGTATCGACTACACCTTGTTTTTTGCCGAGCAACAAGCAAGTCACAGCACCTTGCTCGCGGTGACACTCTCCGCCATCACCACCCTGCTGTCGTTTGGCCTGCTAGCACTGAGTGCCACACACGCCATTCACAGTTTTGGCCTAACGGTCCTAAGTGGCATTTTTGTCGCATGGCTTCTGGCACCAATGGCGATTGACAACAAAGGAAAATCATCGTGA
- a CDS encoding acyl-CoA thioesterase, protein MTDILYPLEAEVTLVTSFQDADPMGVIYHGNYFRFFEEARRVMMEKIDYGYLKMTESGFMWPVIDVQVKYVRAIAFNHPIRVKARLTEWENRLRVHYEIYDAQTGQRMTKGHTTQVAVGIEDKEMRLASPAALLERVAQWHQHGKYQC, encoded by the coding sequence ATGACAGACATACTTTACCCTCTGGAAGCGGAGGTGACGTTGGTCACCTCCTTTCAAGACGCCGATCCGATGGGCGTGATTTATCACGGTAACTATTTTCGCTTTTTTGAAGAAGCTCGCCGGGTAATGATGGAGAAAATCGATTACGGCTATCTCAAAATGACCGAATCGGGCTTTATGTGGCCAGTGATTGATGTTCAGGTAAAGTATGTCCGAGCCATTGCGTTTAATCATCCGATTCGGGTCAAAGCCCGCCTGACGGAATGGGAAAATCGGCTGCGTGTCCACTATGAAATCTACGATGCTCAGACTGGTCAACGCATGACAAAAGGCCACACCACCCAAGTGGCGGTGGGGATTGAAGACAAAGAGATGCGCCTTGCCTCGCCAGCGGCACTCCTTGAGCGTGTGGCACAGTGGCATCAGCATGGAAAATATCAATGCTAA
- a CDS encoding DUF3261 domain-containing protein, with protein MTPSAPLSTVQITPEVKVTLPSPSELGQHISATQLITATWQAEQGQQTQQLPVQLQVDANKVVLAGFSSWGTRLLSLTYQDGEIETQVLSGLENTLPQPEQVLFNLMITLWPQQAWEAPLNQVKWQLIDSTNQRTIIDNNGKETLQIEYENGRGFDGTVHFYSVQNHYSITIETLNYQITQP; from the coding sequence CTGACACCGTCTGCTCCACTTTCAACAGTGCAGATAACGCCAGAGGTCAAGGTCACCTTACCCTCACCAAGTGAACTGGGCCAACATATCAGCGCCACTCAGCTCATCACGGCCACGTGGCAGGCAGAACAAGGCCAGCAGACCCAGCAGCTTCCTGTACAGTTGCAAGTCGATGCGAATAAAGTGGTGTTGGCGGGTTTCTCGTCGTGGGGAACACGGCTGCTCTCACTAACTTATCAAGATGGCGAGATAGAAACGCAAGTCTTAAGCGGGTTAGAAAATACCCTACCGCAGCCGGAGCAGGTTCTTTTTAATCTGATGATCACGCTCTGGCCGCAACAAGCTTGGGAAGCACCGCTAAATCAGGTAAAGTGGCAACTTATTGATAGCACCAATCAGCGCACCATCATTGATAATAACGGGAAAGAGACGCTCCAGATTGAGTATGAGAATGGCCGCGGTTTTGACGGCACTGTCCATTTTTACTCGGTGCAAAATCACTACAGTATTACCATTGAGACGCTCAACTACCAGATAACACAACCCTAA
- a CDS encoding glycosyltransferase family 2 protein → MSNYHACFLIPCYNHGSTVGQVIDALLPYQLPIILVDDGSNLITQQQLERQAKRDNVHLVRLAHNQGKGGAVMAGIRHANKLGFTHAIQIDSDGQHDIQALPKLLETSQRHPERLISGKPIYDASVPKSRLYGRYVTHVWVWIETLSLAIEDSMCGFRAYPVAKTVSVLNKYRIGSRMDFDIEILVRMYWEGSDIEFIETRVIYPEGGISHFDALWDNVKISWMHTRLFFGMLPRIPKLLGRKKPNSQLRTHWSKQQEKGTVLGIKLLLAIYTLLGRPTFNLILRLVIGYYHATGKQAKSASQTYLAQLQHYASDKQIELPDHLTSYNHLLSFGHTMLDKLAAWKGDFSAHNLTIHGQQQFDQMVANKQGVVILGSHLGNLELCRALGRRHTDVKINALVFTEHAERFNAVMKAVNPSSELNLIQVSSLGPDTAILLQQKIEQGEWIVIVGDRTSTSKESRAVWADFLGKPAPFPQGPFMLASILKAPVYLLFGLRDDTSSTAHFDVYFEHFSDKIVLPRKERQAALEMVVQQYAQRLEHYTLQAPLQWYNFFDFWNLTDQQHDNANRT, encoded by the coding sequence GTGAGTAATTACCACGCTTGCTTTTTGATCCCATGCTACAACCACGGTAGCACCGTTGGTCAGGTCATTGATGCCCTACTGCCATACCAACTGCCGATTATTTTGGTTGATGACGGCAGTAACCTCATTACACAGCAGCAACTTGAGCGGCAAGCAAAGCGCGACAATGTTCATTTGGTCAGGCTGGCGCACAACCAAGGCAAAGGTGGCGCAGTCATGGCGGGGATTCGCCATGCCAATAAACTCGGTTTTACTCATGCTATCCAGATTGACTCCGATGGGCAGCATGATATTCAAGCTCTGCCAAAACTGCTTGAAACGTCTCAAAGGCATCCCGAGCGCCTCATCTCCGGCAAGCCGATTTACGATGCGAGCGTGCCTAAATCTCGACTCTATGGACGCTACGTGACGCACGTTTGGGTATGGATTGAAACCTTATCCTTGGCCATCGAAGACAGCATGTGCGGTTTTCGCGCCTACCCGGTGGCGAAAACCGTCAGCGTGCTCAATAAGTACCGAATTGGCAGTCGGATGGATTTTGATATCGAGATCTTAGTGCGGATGTACTGGGAAGGGAGCGACATTGAGTTTATCGAAACTCGGGTCATTTACCCCGAAGGCGGCATCTCCCACTTCGATGCGCTGTGGGACAATGTCAAAATCAGTTGGATGCACACTCGGCTATTTTTCGGCATGTTGCCGCGTATTCCCAAACTTCTAGGCCGAAAAAAGCCCAATTCGCAACTAAGAACCCATTGGTCCAAACAGCAGGAAAAAGGCACCGTGCTCGGGATTAAGCTGCTGCTGGCGATTTACACTCTGCTTGGCAGGCCGACTTTCAACCTAATTTTGCGTTTAGTGATCGGCTACTACCATGCCACAGGCAAGCAGGCAAAAAGCGCCTCGCAAACCTATTTGGCCCAGTTGCAACACTACGCCAGTGACAAGCAGATCGAGCTACCCGACCACCTCACCAGTTACAATCATTTGCTCTCGTTTGGTCACACCATGCTCGACAAACTGGCCGCGTGGAAAGGTGACTTTTCAGCGCACAATCTTACTATTCACGGCCAACAACAGTTCGACCAAATGGTCGCGAATAAGCAGGGCGTGGTGATCTTAGGCTCACATTTAGGCAACCTTGAGCTGTGTCGCGCACTGGGGCGACGCCATACTGACGTCAAGATCAATGCGCTGGTGTTCACTGAGCATGCCGAGCGCTTTAACGCAGTGATGAAAGCGGTGAATCCGAGCTCGGAGCTGAACTTGATCCAAGTAAGTTCGTTAGGGCCGGACACCGCTATCTTGCTGCAACAGAAAATTGAGCAAGGTGAGTGGATAGTGATTGTCGGCGACCGCACCTCCACCAGCAAAGAGAGCCGAGCGGTCTGGGCCGATTTTCTCGGCAAGCCAGCACCTTTCCCTCAGGGGCCATTTATGCTGGCGTCCATCTTAAAAGCACCGGTTTATTTGTTGTTTGGTTTACGGGATGACACCAGTTCCACAGCGCATTTTGATGTCTATTTCGAGCATTTTAGCGACAAAATTGTTCTGCCTCGCAAAGAGAGACAGGCCGCTTTAGAAATGGTTGTGCAACAATACGCGCAACGCTTAGAACATTACACGCTGCAAGCTCCTTTGCAGTGGTATAACTTTTTCGATTTTTGGAACCTGACAGATCAGCAACATGACAACGCAAACAGAACATAA
- a CDS encoding HAL/PAL/TAL family ammonia-lyase, translated as MTTQTEHNITFGQGRLTIEDVSAIAQGAKARLNDSAQFNAKIDRGVAFLEKLLKEEGVIYGVTTGYGDSCTVAIPSQLVEELPLHLTRFHGCGLGKVLTHEQARAVLATRLCSLAQGVSGVSHELLKQIVTLINHDIAPRIPEEGSVGASGDLTPLSYLAAALIGEREVLYRGQERATAEVFAELGIQPIKLRPKEGLALMNGTSVMTALACLAFKRAEYLTQLISKITAMVSVGMQGNDFHFDEALFAVKPHPGQQQIAAWLRADLKAEQPPRNSDRLQDRYSLRCAPHVIGMVQDALPWLRQLIENELNSANDNPIIDGDNERVLHGGHFYGGHIAMAMDTLKTAIANLADLLDRQMAQLMDYKFNNGLPFNLSGAEGERKPINHGFKAVQIGISAWTAEALKHTMPASVFSRSTECHNQDKVSMGTIAARDCLRVLELTEQVAAASLLAATQAIEIRRRRGELNQQHMSDQLRAMCAHVLEEFDFVSEDRPLEKDLRHFITRIQQRHWSLY; from the coding sequence ATGACAACGCAAACAGAACATAACATCACCTTTGGGCAGGGACGCCTGACGATTGAAGACGTCAGCGCAATTGCACAGGGGGCAAAAGCCCGCTTAAATGACTCAGCCCAGTTCAACGCCAAAATCGACCGTGGCGTGGCTTTTTTAGAGAAGTTACTCAAAGAAGAAGGCGTTATCTACGGTGTCACCACCGGATATGGTGACTCTTGTACTGTGGCAATTCCAAGCCAACTGGTTGAAGAGCTTCCGCTGCACTTAACTCGCTTTCACGGCTGCGGCCTTGGCAAAGTACTCACTCATGAACAAGCGCGCGCGGTACTGGCGACACGGCTTTGCTCACTCGCGCAAGGTGTTTCTGGCGTGAGTCACGAGCTACTCAAGCAGATTGTCACGCTGATCAATCACGACATCGCCCCGCGCATCCCAGAAGAAGGTTCGGTCGGCGCTAGTGGCGATCTCACGCCGCTCTCCTATCTTGCAGCGGCCTTGATTGGCGAGCGCGAAGTGTTATATCGCGGCCAAGAACGTGCCACCGCGGAGGTGTTTGCTGAGCTGGGGATCCAGCCTATTAAGCTGCGGCCAAAAGAAGGTTTGGCGCTGATGAACGGCACCTCGGTCATGACCGCACTCGCTTGTCTAGCGTTTAAACGGGCCGAATATCTCACTCAGCTTATAAGCAAAATCACCGCGATGGTTTCGGTTGGCATGCAAGGCAATGACTTCCATTTCGATGAAGCCCTTTTTGCCGTCAAACCGCACCCAGGTCAGCAACAGATCGCGGCGTGGCTGCGTGCCGATCTTAAGGCTGAACAACCGCCGCGTAACAGTGACCGTCTGCAAGATCGCTACTCGCTGCGCTGTGCGCCACATGTGATTGGCATGGTGCAAGACGCCCTGCCTTGGCTGCGCCAATTGATCGAAAACGAGCTCAACAGCGCCAATGACAACCCCATCATCGATGGCGACAATGAACGCGTTCTGCACGGCGGCCATTTCTACGGCGGCCACATCGCTATGGCGATGGACACGCTAAAAACGGCGATTGCCAACTTGGCGGATCTGCTGGACAGACAAATGGCGCAGTTAATGGACTATAAGTTCAATAACGGCCTACCATTTAACCTAAGTGGTGCTGAAGGCGAGCGCAAACCGATCAACCACGGTTTTAAAGCGGTGCAGATCGGCATTTCCGCTTGGACAGCAGAAGCACTGAAGCACACCATGCCAGCCAGCGTGTTCTCACGTTCAACTGAATGTCACAACCAAGACAAAGTGAGCATGGGCACTATCGCCGCGCGCGATTGTCTACGTGTACTGGAGCTGACGGAACAAGTGGCCGCAGCCTCGTTGCTTGCCGCCACACAAGCGATCGAAATTCGTCGTCGTCGCGGTGAGTTGAACCAGCAACATATGAGCGACCAACTGCGTGCGATGTGCGCTCACGTGTTGGAAGAGTTTGATTTTGTAAGCGAAGATCGCCCGCTAGAGAAGGACCTGCGCCACTTTATCACGCGTATTCAACAGCGCCACTGGTCATTGTATTAA
- a CDS encoding phosphopantetheine-binding protein, translated as MEVLHNEIKQLIIDALNLEDISIDDIETQAPLFGDGLGLDSIDALELGLAIKKKYNIVIDADDNNTRQHFASVANLANYISSQTEH; from the coding sequence GTGGAAGTACTACATAACGAAATCAAACAACTGATCATCGACGCCCTTAACCTTGAAGACATTTCGATTGATGATATCGAAACGCAAGCACCGCTGTTTGGTGATGGTTTAGGCTTAGACTCTATCGATGCATTAGAGCTCGGTTTGGCCATTAAAAAGAAATACAATATCGTTATTGATGCGGATGATAATAACACCCGTCAACACTTCGCCTCTGTAGCTAACTTGGCGAATTATATTTCTTCACAAACCGAACACTAA
- a CDS encoding 3-hydroxyacyl-ACP dehydratase, whose product MTPKRKPTLLSVMVEQNQATLHLRVDHDILDFSGHFSHFPLLPGVTQIDWAVAYAKEFLHTPPSFKGMEVIKFQEPILPDSEVSLQLKWDDEKQKLQFAYTSQRNGTVVNHSTGKMKLGNPSE is encoded by the coding sequence ATGACCCCAAAAAGAAAGCCAACGCTGTTATCCGTTATGGTCGAACAAAACCAAGCCACACTGCATTTGCGTGTTGATCACGACATACTGGACTTTTCCGGTCACTTTAGTCATTTTCCGTTGTTGCCGGGCGTGACCCAAATTGATTGGGCGGTCGCTTATGCCAAGGAGTTTTTGCATACGCCACCTTCCTTTAAAGGCATGGAAGTGATCAAATTCCAAGAACCGATTCTGCCAGATAGCGAAGTGTCGCTACAGCTCAAATGGGATGACGAAAAACAAAAATTGCAGTTTGCCTACACGTCACAACGAAATGGCACAGTGGTCAATCACTCTACTGGAAAAATGAAGTTGGGGAACCCTAGTGAGTAA
- a CDS encoding acyl carrier protein has product MSVVNQQQVFEQVKAALIELFELDEDDIQPEANLYQDLDLDSIDAVDLVVHLQKVTGKKIQPEEFKTVRTVNDVVDAVVELVKG; this is encoded by the coding sequence ATGTCAGTAGTAAATCAACAACAAGTCTTTGAGCAAGTAAAAGCCGCTCTGATTGAGCTATTTGAGCTGGATGAAGATGATATCCAGCCCGAAGCCAATCTGTATCAGGACCTAGATCTAGATAGCATTGATGCGGTTGACCTTGTGGTCCACTTGCAAAAAGTGACCGGTAAAAAGATTCAACCAGAGGAATTTAAAACCGTACGTACCGTCAATGATGTCGTGGACGCGGTTGTTGAACTCGTGAAGGGCTAA
- a CDS encoding outer membrane lipoprotein carrier protein LolA: MLNRLKKPLCLLLSLFSFVTFAKVDNLDSLQKQLSSHALVRGQFTQLRHLQMFAQPLSSQGQFVLDKQHGLLWQQTAPFPVNLVLTQDKLRQSIAGQAPEVITSAQNPMAFYFSRIFLAVFHGDTNALQNEFDLSLSTDDAKWTLTLAPKSAPLNAVFERIVLQGEDEIEQIELLEKRGDRSEIHFQAHSHQPAQLTSTEQQQFAF; the protein is encoded by the coding sequence ATGCTAAACCGCTTGAAAAAACCGCTTTGTCTACTGCTAAGCCTGTTCTCTTTCGTCACCTTTGCCAAGGTGGACAACCTAGATTCGCTGCAAAAGCAGCTCTCTAGTCATGCTCTGGTGCGCGGCCAGTTTACCCAGCTTCGCCATTTGCAGATGTTTGCCCAGCCCCTCAGCTCGCAAGGTCAGTTTGTGTTGGATAAGCAGCACGGTTTGCTGTGGCAACAAACAGCGCCGTTTCCGGTCAATTTGGTGCTGACACAAGATAAACTCAGGCAGAGTATTGCTGGTCAAGCGCCAGAGGTGATCACGTCGGCACAAAATCCGATGGCATTTTACTTCAGCCGGATTTTTTTAGCCGTATTTCATGGCGATACCAACGCCTTACAAAACGAGTTTGACCTGTCACTCAGCACCGATGATGCCAAATGGACGCTGACCTTAGCGCCAAAATCCGCCCCTTTAAATGCGGTGTTTGAGCGTATTGTTTTGCAGGGCGAAGATGAGATAGAGCAGATTGAACTGCTGGAAAAACGTGGCGATCGCAGCGAAATACATTTCCAAGCACACAGCCATCAACCCGCTCAATTGACCAGCACGGAGCAGCAGCAGTTTGCGTTTTAA